One Capricornis sumatraensis isolate serow.1 chromosome 8, serow.2, whole genome shotgun sequence genomic region harbors:
- the TACO1 gene encoding translational activator of cytochrome c oxidase 1, which yields MATWAVISLSRVAAQCLWPRGPGVRVALPRSALAFQPEPPCCSAAGGRTLHLTAEVPAGHNKWSKVRHIKGPKDAERSRIFSKLSLSIRLAVKEGGPNPELNSNLASILEVCRSKHMPKSTIEAALKMEKTKDMYLLYEGRGPGGSSLLIEALSNSSSKCHSDIKHILNKNGGMMAEGARHSFDKKGVIVVGEEDREKKPVNLERALELAIEAGAEDVKEIEDEEEKNIFKFICDASSLHQVRKKLDSLGLCSVSCTLEFIPNTKVRLADPDLEQAAHLIQALGNHDDVIHVYDNIE from the exons ATGGCAACTTGGGCTGTTATCAGCTTGAGCAGGGTCGCTGCCCAGTGCTTGTGGCCTCGAGGCCCCGGGGTCCGGGTGGCTCTTCCGCGCTCCGCCCTGGCCTTCCAGCCTGAGCCCCCGTGCTGTAGCGCCGCTGGGGGTCGGACGCTGCACCTCACAGCCGAAGTCCCCGCGGGACACAACAAGTGGTCCAAAGTCCGGCACATCAAGGGTCCCAAAGACGCAGAAAGGAGTCGCATCTTCTCCAAGCTCAGCTTGAGCATTCGCTTAGCGGTTAAAG AAGGAGGCCCCAACCCTGAGCTCAACAGCAACCTGGCCAGCATCCTAGAGGTGTGTCGCAGCAAGCACATGCCCAAGTCAACAATTGAGGCAGCGCTGAAAATGGAG AAAACCAAGGACATGTATTTGTTGTATGAGGGCCGAGGCCCCGGTGGCTCTTCTCTTCTCATTGAGGCGTTATCTAACAGCAGTTCCAAGTGCCACTCGGACATCAAACATATCCTGAACAAGAATGG GGGAATGATGGCCGAAGGAGCTCGCCACTCCTTTGACAAAAAGGGGGTGATTGTGGTTGGAGAGGaggacagagagaagaaacctGTGAACCTAGAGCGTGCCCTGGAGCTGGCGATAGAAGCGGGAGCTGAGGATGTCAAGGAGATCGAAGACgaagaggaaaagaacatttttaaa TTTATTTGTGATGCCTCTTCACTGCATCAAGTGAGGAAGAAACTGGACTCCTTGGGCCTATGTTCTGTGTCCTGTACGCTAGAGTTCATCCCCAACACAAAGGTGCGGCTGGCTGACCCCGACCTGGAGCAGGCTGCCCATCTCATCCAGGCGCTCGgcaaccacgatgatgtgatccaTGTCTATGACAACATTGAGTAG